The region ttttttattgtttcatatATGGCTAGGGATGGCAAAAATTTCGGACTATTTCAATCCCGTGATTGAGAAATTAGTCCCCAGAAAATCCCAggattgaataaaaaaaaacgcaattgtAGAAAGAGAAGCATAAGAAGAACTTTTTAGGTACTCATCAAACACATAAAAATGATTAACTTAatgataatataactaaaatatttaattcctAAATTCTTAAATGACcctaaaattaagttaaaacatctgatgttttaacttaattttgttatattaaaaattatctaagatgtaacatttaaaaattaatgtattttaaattataaaataatacctTAAAATGGTAACacagtataattaaaaataataattaaaaaataatataaatatgcatgATCATAcatgaattatatttttttgaaagtaccaccttaaaaaactcaaagctttaatcatttatttgctTAATCGTGTTCGattttttgaacataaaaaccTAGTGGCGGAGAATGCTCGTTCAGACTCCACACTTGTCAGCTGTATAGATAGTATATAATCATATGTTTTTGAAGATGGCCACCTCTTGCGCTACCACTTTCAAATAACaacatttctttttgaattttggAAGATATATTTTCTACTCTTTATAGGTGGTGTTCGGATtgttggcattttttttttccataacttCATTTAATTGTTCGCTAATGGTTTTGACGTTATTATCACATTTGTGCTCACTAGTCGAGTCTGCtgctgttattatatttttgccaAATTTAAATGCTTTATCAGGTTTATCATAATTTGATACAAAAATTGAATTTGATACAAAAACTTTTGGCATTTATGATGAAGTAATCTGGCCATTATGAAGACAATAAACTAAGCTGCTTAACGGTGGTTAATTCGATAATTTAACTCTTTAATTCGGTGACTCAAagcattatataatttttttccgaTTTCagattgttgttttatttttgttaacataAACTCTAATGCAGTATCAGCTGAAATTAAAGATGCGTCTCGTCGACAAAGTGCTTCCACAGTTGCTTTAACGGGAGTCAAAAGTACTACTAAATCAGATGTTATTCTGTATTCATTTTCATTCATCTTAATTGAATCATCAATGTTGGAATCCAATTCTAAATCTAGAAATgccttttttatacaatatttcaacTTCTCAAATCGGTCTAACATGAACAACAAGCTGCTCCATCGGGTTTTGCAACCCGTGATTAAATGAATaacaaaactcaatttttacgtacttttgtaaataattttcatttttggttggggatcttttaaacatttttacaattttcctGACTTTAGTTATAACGGGTCCTATAATGTAGTgcttaattttaactttaagatGCTTCATTAATTAACAATGAATCATTTATATCTCGAATATAATCTTCCTCTTCAGAAACGTAATCGCTATTATAATCATCATACTTTTCTTCATCATTGTTATTCTATAAATTTGTAAAGGCAGCGTTCTCATCATCTAAACTTTCATCAACTTCCAAGTGACTGGAttcctttttataaaaaactgataTAACTGCCAGCTGTAGAGCATGGGCAAACCATAATTGTTGATCTATTTTTCCAAGTTTCTTCATAATGCTTGTACCATCAGTTGTTGCAAGTTGCAAAGTCTTTCGATTAGCAGTGAAACTAACTTTTCTGCTAGCATAGACCCTAAAATGCGAATCAAACCTAAATTCCAATAACTTTTCAACTCGTGTACGTTCACATTCATATATCTGCAGTTTCCAAAAGTAGTCCACTCATCGAGCGTTAAGGAAAATTTAGAGCCTCTTGATATTTGATcaattatttcctttataacttgttttttaatctgCTCGTAATAGTCTAACACCATTTTTCTGAAAGTTCTGATCGGACATTTTAATAGCCTCGTGCAACTGCCATACGTGCATAAACTTCAGAGAGGTTTCTTGATTTTTTGATGTTGCTGAAAAATAGTTCGTGATTTtcggttttttattttgaggtTCTACTTCTAATTCTTTCGAAGTTGACGTGGATGAACTTGGTGCTTGAGATTGCGACGTTACTTAAAGTTTATGTATGGACAGTATATGAGAATGTAGACCTTTTGTGGAACCACCAGcgattttcaatacttttttgcaTGTACTTACTTTACGCATGGCTGTTTAATCTGTTCCTTTTAAGTAATGGGTCTATATAGGAATTCAGCGTAGTTTGTCATGATCTTTACATaacttctaattaaaaaaacaatttgtacaTTTTAACAACTTATATTCCTTATTTCAACTTTCATATTCTTTATCAGACTTATtctaagtttttgtttatgtaaaaacaatttctacttttaataactataaataaagtttatttaataaactttttgtattttgataacttcattaattaaacggacgctaagaaaattttgtaatttaaccaaccttctgttttttaataactttgttaattaaattgaagttaaaaaaactttcgtaaaTCACGCACACACTTGAAGTTAAAGTTAATGGAAACAAAAATGGAATTTAAATCAAGCACTCGTTTggaattaaaatgaattaaaatcgcgcacactttttaatttgaggaagcagaaaattcaaaatataattaaggtataccttttattaaaaactcttgcTCTTCCCACCAGCAAGCgctaaaatcttatttatttttcataatatactagttttaatattatactctagagatatacatatatatatatatatatatatatatatatatatatatatatatatatatatatatatatatatatatatatatatatatatatatattatatgtttgaTCGTACATATTTTGCAGACAAGCAataatgttttgagtttttatttttaataaaatacaaaaagagagagttttaaaagaaaaacattgcaaaaagaATAAACAGTTACGCAACCAAACAGCTGCTATACCAAAGACGATGTAGAAATgacttaattatatataaacttaaactttattaacttttactttttattaacgatcccgaaatcccgggaaATTTCGGAGActaatcccgggatttcgggcTCCCGGAGTTGCCATCCCTAGATATAACACCTTTCAGGAACGTGCAAACTCCAACCTTAGGTattcatgcttatgtcaaatgagaatattttgcaaaaaatcgCGTTGATTAGAGCTTGGGATCAAAATAttgcccccccccctccctccttccataaatataatgtattagattaattaattttttttttagtgttaaaaaGTCATAACAATGCTCAACTCCAGTGGACACGGACAGTGGCGTCGCTAGGATCGCTAGGGTTCACCCAGTGCGGTAAACTTTTTTGGTGTCACCACTCTAGACATTCACTAACAGGGCCAACGACCTGTTAGTGAAAGTCGAGAGGGatgttttggacgtcttttggacgttcaaaagacgttccaAACGTTTATAAGACGTTTAAatgacgtcttttttacgtcctgtgcccactgggacAGTAATAAGACTTCGaaacaggttttttttaaacaaattttctatagttgatattttgtttaaaaagtaaattaaataaaacatatctGGTATCgtttaattaagaatttttatgcCTTGtttgatgcaataaaaaatttatttcataaacaaaCCTACACAAAAATATTGACGCTAAAATTtagccaatatttttttacaaaacatgttACGTTTTACAAAACGTGcacaaaaaccaaaaattttttaagctaaatgttttaaaatatcggTTGAGCATTGTCAAAAATTGACATAAAACTCACAACTTGAAAAAAgccctttttttctttttaaccataataaaacAATGTGTGTTTTTTTCAGTACAAAAACAATAGTGATAAAGTTTGTCACGTATTTTATGTGTGCAGTTAGCAGTCATGTTCacgaataaataataaaattgtaattaaaaaaatagaaatttattatattttagctGTCCAAGCAACAAATGTATGAAAAAGAAACTCTGTTGTTTTCTATTTCTGTTATATCTCGGATATTTTCTCGGATAGCTTTCGGTAAATTTGTTATCTAATAATTTCAAATCACGTTTTTTGCTATAACGGTACCAAATATGTTATATTTGGTTTACTTTTCAAACATAATATCAACTATTGAGTAAGTAGAACTTTCGTTAAAAAAAACCTGCTTTATTGTCTTAGTATGAAATTAACAACCCCCTCATTTCGGGGagaacaaaaattttacatggtcataacAAGGTTAAAAGATTAtgaaatgaaacttaaaatcttttgatgaattttattaagttatgcCCTCACATTTAGGGTGGAGCGGGTTAACTTTTcaggtgtatttttttttcttactatgTCTAaaatgaaacatcaaaaaatcttgCCTTCGCCACtgtttataacaaaaagtaataaagttaataaatgcctttttttttaaagcgagcaaaatgttgtttatgtttcaGGCTTAATCTacctttattattatcaattaaattattattcatcAATTACTACGATCCTTTCactttaaactaaaagtttagTTATGTTTAGCAAAAATGTAGGTTGAAATGTGGCGGTTGTTTTAATGGTCCAAATTGTAAGgtcatagtttttttgtttgaaataaatcaaTCATTAAACtcgttatttttatatattaaaaaagaatatttgcgataTATCcatatgcaaatatatttcaaatcatGATACAATTTTTCgtacaatttttcaattttttcgaACCATGATACAATTTTTCGTGTTTGCATTCACGAAAACTTGTATCATGGTTCAAAAGGATTAAAATGGCACGATTgtaaaaaaggaaatatttgactcgtttatttaataacacaatttatatttttataatccgGAAACAGCTAAATTTCagtaaagaaattttgtttttaattgtaaaatcaaaaaaaatttaatacttttaacgTGTAGAAAGtgtgattaataaaaaaataaaaataaattaactttgttAGCGTTTAATAATATAGATGcgttttgtaatatatttatgttaattttaaacatcaGGAAATGCATTGAGGTGCGATACGGATCCAATCTTTGACATATCAAAATCCAATGAATTCACTCTattgtataaattttcaaataaaggTGACGTCAAAgttattttagacaaaaaatcATGCAACACTGTTAAAGTATTTTGGAACGCGATATCGTACGActtatttttttgctgatgTTGTAATTAAATTACGATATCAGCCAACAATTACTAATAATGTCAATCAAACAgtgatatagaaaatttatgttCTCAAAAAAGACTAGTATAtctaataatgaattttttttgttgttgtcaaACAACAATAAAGATTATGTTAATGTTTTCtaaagtaatagtttttatttacaaagctataatttatacatttttatgtcATAATTAGGATTTATTTAATACTTccggataaaaaaaaaacgttaaaaaaaagtcaacctttttttttaattatttactacaaaatagtatttgcaaaattttttttttttttttgatgttacttTACTCTTCAAATcattttgtagatttttttctttcatttttgttaGTGAACAGGTTTTagtgcactttttttaaattgcaggGCATACAAGCAAGCAAAGGGTAATATTCAATGGTGTGTTGAGCATTTCGTCAatataaaagcaattaaaaatgttCTTCAAATACGTCACCAACTCCGCGATTTAAGTTTGCGATTGAATCTAAGCATTAAAAGCTGCGGTGCTGACTACAATTCCGTTCGAAAAGCCTTATCATCAGGTTTGTTTATGAACAGTGCCGAACGTCAAATAGATGGTACTTATCTGACTTTACTTCAAAAACAGACTGTTAGCATACACCCTTCTTCCGTGTTGTTTAATTCAAAGCCAGCTCTTGTTATATTTAGTGAAGTTGTGCATACTTCTAAGAGATATATGAGAGGCTTAAGTATAGTAGATCCTAGTTGGTTAATAAAAACGGGTTTGTTTGACGCTAATAAGTTAATACCAAACGCTATtcaaagttagtttttttttttaggctaactggttttttttttttttttttttttttttttttttttttgagttattaatGCATATAAAATAGCTTGTAATAAATCGCATTGATTTTCAGAAAAgaaatttatcaacttttttattagggttgatttttactaaatttaaaatgctgTTAAAAATATCTGGCGATTATGCAGCTGTGCAAAGCTAAGATAATGGAAACAATGCCAAGTAGCTATTTGAAGAAATagcgattttttaaaatatttgttatttagatATGTGAAAAAAATGCTATCTAAAGTATccaaagaaaattgtttaaaaaaaattgtgttgcTTTAAGCAACTTTAAAAGTTTGAGAGTATTATTAAAAGCGCATGCTATACGTTGTGCTAAATCGCATGATAAATGTTATGTTGAAGTTATTCATTTGCGTAAtttattttcagcatttttctaataaaatgtcgATTGAGAAGATTGAATGCCTTTCATGGGCAAAAGAAGAATGGGAAACCCCGGAAAAAACAATAGCTGGGTTAAAATCATTGATTGAAGCTGTACAAGATTTCCCAATAAAAGGGGTTTTATTCAGGTTAGTTGTTTTTTCCGAGAAAGTcgaaagttattttaaaatatggtgtACAAGACGTTGTTTATTgcctataaattttttaaagggaTATAATGCCAATTTTCCGTGTTCCTTTGGCAGTTTCTTCAATGATAGATATGATTGCTGCATATATTGAAGTTCATTACGCCGACGTGGATGCCAttgttggtaaaaaaaataaaattctaatatattaaaacgtgaaaacaatataatcattaaattgTGAAATATAAAACTCTAATTTTACAGGTTTAGATGCTCGTGGCTTCCTCTTTGGTCCGATGATTGCGTTAAGTTTAGAAAAACCCTTTTTACCGATCCGAAAAAAAGGGAAACTTCCTGGAAAATGCATTTCTATTGAATCTTCCAAAGAATATGGAAgcgtaaatatttatttaaacagtgTTTTATTCGAATTATTACAATAGtgtgtaaacttttaaatagatcTCGCGActgctgattttttttcaactccCATAATTTAACGTCAAAATTTGATGTTATAGGATATCTTAGAAATGCAATGTTCTGGAATCAGTGAGGGCTATAATGTTATCATTGTTGACGATCTTTTAGCGACAGGAGG is a window of Hydra vulgaris chromosome 15, alternate assembly HydraT2T_AEP DNA encoding:
- the LOC136091737 gene encoding uncharacterized protein LOC136091737; protein product: MSIEKIECLSWAKEEWETPEKTIAGLKSLIEAVQDFPIKGVLFRDIMPIFRVPLAVSSMIDMIAAYIEVHYADVDAIVGLDARGFLFGPMIALSLEKPFLPIRKKGKLPGKCISIESSKEYGSDILEMQCSGISEGYNVIIVDDLLATGDINNILYNKQFGFIKGQSTDQATVHLVNDILNSFGENKYALAVFIGLSMAFNTVNHYTLLT